One Leucoraja erinacea ecotype New England unplaced genomic scaffold, Leri_hhj_1 Leri_468S, whole genome shotgun sequence genomic region harbors:
- the LOC129693911 gene encoding uncharacterized protein LOC129693911 — MATSNQDNASQNEAKSLSVRSYCSAASSSASMAALKARAKAKAAEARAAFAQREIDIKVEAARIQVEAVRMQATLEALQQEKEMAAAIAEADTIEAGLIAEQGSRDRSPSPARPQNQHERTLDYVIEQASIKSSQHVTDYDFESGSIVFCPLPPIHQTKSNLASSFHSHHNPSNVQGNVEHKLEDRKPTATFLHSGSNNSPQATNDINPTTMDLAKYLARSQLVTTGLTAFNDKPENYWAWRSSFQNAIEGLGLSPGEELDLLVKWLGKESSEQATRIKAVNMRNPKAGLKMAWQRLEETYGSPESIEHALFTKLENFPRITIKEPYKLRELGDLMSEIEAAKADGYLPGLSYLDTSRGVAPIVEKLPYNIQEKWTEFGSNYKRRHRISFPPFKVFANFIRAEAKTRTDPSFNLCLSRPAIVQRDNIERHGKTLVSVHRTQASPTIPETQKSSDPSKQCPIHAKIHPLKKCRAFREKSLEDRKHFLKEHSICFRCCSSTSHFAKNCTAEVKCTECNSDRHLSALHPGPAP, encoded by the coding sequence ATGGCAACAAGCAACCAAGACAACGCTTCACAGAATGAAGCCAAGTCCCTCAGCGTTCGTTCGTACTGCTCTGCAGCCAGTTCCAGTGCCAGCATGGCCGCCCTTAAAGCACGGGCTAAAGCAAAAGCAGCTGAAGCTAGAGCAGCATTCgctcagagagagatagatatcaAGGTCGAGGCTGCACGTATTCAGGTCGAGGCTGTGCGGATGCAGGCGACCTTAGAGGCCTTGCAGCAAGAAAAAGAGATGGCAGCAGCCATTGCAGAGGCCGACACCATAGAAGCAGGTTTAATCGCAGAACAAGGGTCACGTGATAGATCACCGAGCCCTGCTCGCCCTCAAAACCAGCACGAGCGTACTCTGGACTACGTCATAGAGCAAGCCAGCATAAAGTCAAGCCAACATGTCACTGATTATGATTTCGAGAGTGGTAGCATAGTATTTTGCCCATTGCCGCCCATTCACCAGACCAAATCTAATCTGGCCAGTTCATTTCATAGTCATCACAATCCCAGTAATGTGCAAGGAAACGTGGAGCATAAATTGGAGGATAGAAAGCCAACGGCAACCTTTCTGCACAGCGGCTCTAACAACTCTCCTCAAGCCACCAACGATATCAATCCCACCACCATGGACCTCGCCAAATACCTCGCTCGCAGCCAGCTTGTTACAACAGGATTGACGGCCTTTAACGACAAGCCTGAGAATTACTGGGCTTGGAGATCCTCCTTCCAAAACGCCATAGAAGGCCTGGGCCTTTCACCCGGAGAGGAGCTCGATCTTTTGGTAAAATGGCTTGGGAAAGAATCCTCGGAGCAGGCAACAAGAATTAAGGCTGTCAACATGAGGAATCCTAAAGCAGGTTTGAAGATGGCTTGGCAGAGGCTCGAAGAAACTTATGGTTCACCCGAGTCTATCGAGCATGCCCTCTTTACCAAGCTCGAGAACTTTCCCAGGATCACCATCAAGGAGCCATACAAGCTACGCGAGCTCGGGGACCTTATGTCAGAAATCGAAGCGGCAAAGGCCGATGGGTATCTACCTGGGTTGTCTTACCTTGATACCTCCAGGGGAGTTGCACCGATTGTTGAGAAGCTTCCTTATAACATCCAGGAAAAGTGGACTGAATTTGGATCCAATTATAAACGCCGCCACCGCATCTCTTTCCCCCCATTTAAAGTGTTTGCCAACTTTATCCGTGCGGAGGCAAAAACCAGAACGGATCCCAGCTTCAATCTTTGCCTCTCTCGTCCAGCAATCGtccagagggataacatagagagACATGGTAAAACTCTCGTCTCCGTCCACAGGACACAAGCATCTCCAACAATTCCTGAGACACAGAAATCCAGTGACCCATCAAAGCAGTGTCCCATTCATGCCAAGATCCATCCATTAAAGAAGTGCAGAGCCTTCAGAGAAAAGAGCCTGGAAGACCGCAAACACTTCCTTAAGGAACATTCCATTTGTTTCCGCTGCTGCTCCTCCACAAGTCATTTCGCCAAGAACTGCACAGCAGAAGTGAAATGTACCGAGTGCAACAGTGACAGACACCTCTCCGCTCTACATCCAGGCCCAGCCCCCTGA